Proteins encoded in a region of the Zea mays cultivar B73 chromosome 2, Zm-B73-REFERENCE-NAM-5.0, whole genome shotgun sequence genome:
- the LOC109944042 gene encoding uncharacterized protein yields the protein MEPVVLNRERAAADRLKRMPIFRLFDDYRDEDFYGLPRKYSIVARVEVKFPIEPRFRDRQHFVLSDINGAKIEAITYMYETVKHFDNLLHEKHVYKMHNVKFSLHPGEFNFRHLNGPMELCLDQQTIVEPYTVPIQMAPFPKQILLNLADIAELPNRTLVDIMAVVVHLDTIHRTMWGPFRKIVIMDARGYLHIIKVWGDLLNKNALRWALAKEDYGIIIGTMFRRFRRQECLESSDHTAIHFNPFHHNTHHFRPIQKALVALNNRQFAVTFLEEERRR from the exons ATGGAACCGGTCGTATTGAACCGTGAAAGAGCCGCAGCTGACCGCCTAAAACGGATGCCTAT CTTCAGATTGTTCGACGACTACCGTGATGAAGATTTTTATGGGCTTCCGCGGAAATACAGTATTGTCGCTCGGGTCGAAGTTAAATTCCCGATTGAACCACGTTTTCGTGATAGACAACATTTCGTTTTGTCTGACATCAAT GGAGCCAAGATCGAGGCCATAACATATATGTATGAGACAGTCAAACATTTCGACAATTTGCTCCATGAAAAGCATGTTTACAAGATGCATAATGTGAAGTTCAGTCTTCATCCGGGTGAATTTAATTTTCGTCATCTAAATGGTCCCATGGAATTGTGTCTTGACCAACAAACTATCGTGGAGCCATACACTGTTCCAATTCAGATGGCGCCATTCCCAAAACAAATACTATTGAACCTTGCTGATATTGCCGAGTTGCCAAACAGGACTTTAGTCG ACATTATGGCTGTTGTAGTCCACTTGGATACAATACATCGCACAATGTGGGGCCCTTTCAGAAAGATTGTTATAATGGATGCTAG GGGATATTTACATATCATTAAAGTTTGGGGTGACCTACTAAACAAAAATGCACTCCGCTGGGCGTTGGCTAAGGAGGATTATGGCATAATAATTGGGACTATGTTTAGACGGTTCAGAAGACAAG AGTGCCTCGAGTCTTCGGATCATACCGCAATACACTTCAATCCGTTCCATCACAACACCCATCATTTTCGAC CAATCCAAAAAGCTTTGGTGGCGCTGAACAACCGTCAGTTTGCTGTTACATTTCTTGAAGAAGAAAGGCGTAGATAG